TTGAATACGTTATTTTATGTACTCCCCGAGACAGGGAACACGCAGAATAATTATATAAATTGCTTTAGATTGTCAATTAAAAAATCCTTTTCCCTCATCGTTTAACTATTGCATATGAAAAGAGATACGCCCAACAATTAGTCCTTGACAAAAAAACACCCTTCAATTATATAGTCGAAAGGGGGATTGCTTGAAGTGTTCGTGCTTTATAAACAATTCCGGCTGACACATAACTACTTTATCTTCATGCTCCCTCATGGCTCTTATCAAACACCTGTTATCAAACGACTGTGCAGCATACACGCGCTGAAGACGGGAAAGAAATAAAGAGGAGGGATTGCCATGAATACTACGAAGATCAACGAGGAGTGATTGGCCGTGACATCACGAAAAAAGGCGGGAGATGAAGACATTGATAGCGTCGACTGCAACAGGGGAACAACAACCTTTGGTAGTCGATGAAGATAAATGAAAAAGGGGATGTGAATCAAAAAGAAAAGGGTGAAAATCCATTCAATGCGGGAGGTGTGACATGAAGATCATTAAATCCGTGACGTTGGTTCTCGTATCTTCCTTGCTAATGATCATGCCTGCTGGTGCGGGTGCTGCGGCAGCGGGAAAGATCGTAATCGCCCGGGGCGTGGACGTGACAAGCCTTGACCCCCAGAAGGCGTCGTCATCCGTTGACCTAAATTACTGCTCTGCCGTTTTCGACGGCCTTCTGAGGAGCACGGGGGAAAACGAACTCTCGCTCAATCTGGCCGAAAGCTACCGGAACATCAATCCGACAATATGGGAATTCAAGATCCGGAAAGGCGTCTTCTTCCACAACGGCGATCCCTTGACGGCCGCCGATGTCGTCTTCAGTTACAACAGGACCCGGAAAGCGAACAATCCTTTCAAGGCGTTCTTCGCGGGATTCAAAGACGTTATCGCTGTGGATCCCTATACGGTCCACATCATTACGGCAAAGCCCGACCCGATTCTACCGAAACGGGTGGCCTTTGCCGCCTATATCGTTCCCGAAAAATACATTCGCGAAAAAGGAGATGAGTATTTCGCACAACACCCCGTCGGAACGGGGCGCTATAAATTCGTGAAGCGCACGGTGGGCAAATCCATCGAACTGGAAGCGAACGAACAGTACTGGGGGAAAAAGCCGGCAACGGTCAGGACCCTTGTTTTCATAAGCATTGCCGATCCCAAAAAACGCGTGGAGGCCCTGAAAAGAGGAGAGGTCCAGGTTGTGGCCGGTGTTCCGCCTTACGCTGTTGCCGATCTGCAGAAGCATCCGGAACTCAACGTGATCTCCGGGCCAAGCGGCAGGGTTATATTCATCGCCTTCAACATCCTGAAGCCGGGAGGCAGCCCCGTTTCTGACAAGCGGGTCCGCCAGGCGATCAGCTATGCTATTAATAAGGAGGCCTTGATCAGGGATACGCTCCTGGGCAGCGGCAAAATCTTAGCCACGCCTCTTGTCCCCTCCGTCTTCGGCTATGATCCCTCGATCCCGCCTTACCCCTATGATCCCGTGAAGGCACGGAAACTTCTGGTGGAAGCGGGCTATCCCGAGGGGTTTGAAATCGCGCTGGCCACCCCTTCCGGACGATATATCCTCGACAGGCAGGTTGCCTATACGATCGCCGGGATGCTGAGCAAGGTCGGCATCAGGACCAGCGTCAAGATATATGAATGGGCCGCCTACCGGGAAGCCTATGAAAGCCATCGGGTAGAACCCATCTATCTCCTCGGATGGGGCAATTCGATGTACGATGCGGACGGGGTGTTGGTTCCTCTTTTTACGTCGGGCGCTCACAATTCCAGCTATTCCAACCCGGCACTGGACAGACTGCTGGAGGCCGCACGATTTGAGATGGATCCGGAAAAGAGGCGTGCCATCTACCGTCAAAGCCTCCTCCTGATCCATGACGACGTCCCGGGGGTCTTTCTCTATGAGCAGGTCGAGCGCTACGGAGTCAGCGGGGACGTGCTCAATTTTTTACCACCGGCGGGAAGCGAACGGAAGGACAGCGATATGCTGGAGCTGAAAAACAGGTAACAGATCAGGCTGCCCAAACTACCATTGTAAATGTTGTACAAAAAAATTAAGGCAATTCGGTATTAGCGTCCTTGAAGATGATCGTGTATTCATATTGAAAGAGGTCTTCTATAAACTGGCATACTATCTCCGCCTCATCACTTGCCCTGCCATGGGCGAGAAGGATGTTTCGGAGTTCGTCGGTCAGGTCGAATGTGATGAAATCCGCAAAGGACCCGCGGATAGTTCGGTAGTTAAAGGCCCGTGCAATATTTTCAAGATAGGAGAATTTGATCGTATATTCGTCGTGTCCTTTCAGCGCGATCCTCTCTGGGTTTCCTGTCGATTCAATATGAATGAAAGGCCTCAACGTTTCGGGCGCAGAGGCCTCGCAACTATGCTCGCCCATATAGATATACGGAATACCCGCGGTACAGAGCTTTTCCAGGACCTGCAGGGCTCCTATGTTCAGATTAAAGTCGCCCTCAGGTTTCTCAAGATCGTATGTGGTAAAAAAATGAAGCGCTGACCTCAGGATCGGGTCGGTTATGTCTGATGGTGATTGGAACAGGTTGCTGTTCAGGTTAACAAGGGTCGGGAAGTCTCCCAAATTTTCATTTAAGACCGCCAGATCAAACTCTGAAAGAAAGGCCCGGTCTGTCTCCAGAAGATCCTCCTCTCTGTACGAGACATTGTATCCCCGGAGGGTCTCTTTCTGCTTCCGGAGAAGAAAGGGGGAAAGATCGAGCATGCACGGCTCCAACGTACTGTTCCTTTCAAGGAAATCCTTCATCAGATAGCCGTAACCTCCGCCAACTTCAAGGATCCTTGTGATCTTCTCCATAGGCATAACCTTACTTAGATAATCATAGAGGAGATAACCAAAAGAGTTGTCACGGGTAAGTATTTTGCGTAGCGGTGTCCCTTCGGGGCGGAGGGCATTGCAGACCGTCAGCTCCCAACCGAGCGTGTCCAACTGGTCCACATGGTAGGCTTTCGTTGAATTGAGCGTATACATAAAAACCGTATTTCGTATTTCGTAGATCGTATATCGTGAACCCAACCGATCTGTATATATTACTGCTCTTGTATCTTCGATATACTATATACGATTCATAAAAGATCGTATATCGTAAAAAAGCCCCCGGAGGTTTCTCCGGGGGCTTTGCTATTCGTTGTGTCAGACTATCTTACTGCCTGCCTTTTACGATCACGTCAACAACGGACGGATCGGCAAGTGTTGTGGTATCGCCGAGCTGATCGATCTCGCCGGATGCAACCTTCCTCAGGATCCTTCTCATGATCTTGCCGGAACGTGTCTTGGGAAGACCTGGGACGAACTGGATCTTGCCGGGAGATGCGATAGGACCGATCTCTTTTCTGACGTGTGCTACGAGTTCCTTTTTAAGGGCATCGGTCCCTTCAACGCCTGTTTTCAGAATGATATAGGCATAAAGGTCTTCGCCTTTGATTTCGTGCGGGAAACCGACAACGGCGGACTCCGCGACTGCTGTAGTTAAGGAGTTGAGGGCTGCCTCGACCTCTGCAGTACCCATCCTGTGGCCGGATACGTTGACGACGTCGTCGATGCGGCCCATGAGCCTGAAATAGCCATCTTCGTTCTTTATTGCCCCGTCACCGGAGAAGTAGAAGCCGGGCTGCTGTACAAAGTATGTATTGAAGAATCTTTCTGGTTCGCCGAAGACACCCCTCATCATTCCAGGCCATGACCGTGCAATGCAGAGTTCACCCTGTTCGTTCACGGGTGCGTCTACTGCCGGTTTAGATGCATCAGACCTTGACTGCAGGGTGCGGGCATGAACACCAAAATACGGGAGTGTTGCAAAGCCCGGTATTGTCGGCCATCCGCCGGGAAGTGGGGTAATAAGGATGCCGCCTGTTTCTGTCTGCCACCAGGTATCAACGATGGGGCAGTTCTCTCCGCCCACGTATTTATGGTACCACAGCCATGCCTCCGGGTTAATGGGCTCACCGACGGAGCCGAGAAGTCTCAGTGAAGAGAGGTTCTTACCCTGAGGCCATTTATCGCCCTCTTTCATGAGTGCCCTGATAGCGGTCGGGGCAGTGTAGAAGATGCTGACTTTGAACTTCTCAACAATCTGCCAGAACCTGTCGGGGTTCGGGAATGTGGGAACCGACTCGAAGACGATCGATGTTGCACCGTTCGCCATCGGTCCATACACGATATAGGAATGACCGGTTACCCAGCCGATATCTGCGGTACAGAAGAAGATGTCTTTGTCTTTGTAATCGAAGATATATTTAAAGCTGTGGTATGTATAGACCATGTAGCCGCCGACGGTATGGAGCACACCCTTCGGTTTGCCTGTGGAGCCTGAGGTGTAAAGGATGAAGAGAGGATCTTCTGCATCCATCTCCTCTGCGGGGCAATTGTCGGTGATATCTGATGCCGCGAGTTCTTCCTCAAACCAGGTATCTCTTCCTGCCTTCATAGGAACGTCAAATTTTTCAAGTCTTTTTACAACGATGACCTTGTCAACTGTGTGACCCTGTGCTGCACAGTGGTCGCATGCGATGTCGGCATTTGCCTTGGAGCTTACGTTCTTACCGGAACGCCAGTAACCGTTGCGGTAATGAGGACCTTTGCGCCGGCGTCGAGGATCCTGTCACGGAGTGCCTCTGCCGAGAAACCGCCGAACACGATCGTGTGGATAGCGCCGATCCTTGCGCATGCGAGCATTGCCACGGGAAGCTGCCAGATCATGGGAAGATA
The nucleotide sequence above comes from Syntrophorhabdaceae bacterium. Encoded proteins:
- a CDS encoding ABC transporter substrate-binding protein, which codes for MKIIKSVTLVLVSSLLMIMPAGAGAAAAGKIVIARGVDVTSLDPQKASSSVDLNYCSAVFDGLLRSTGENELSLNLAESYRNINPTIWEFKIRKGVFFHNGDPLTAADVVFSYNRTRKANNPFKAFFAGFKDVIAVDPYTVHIITAKPDPILPKRVAFAAYIVPEKYIREKGDEYFAQHPVGTGRYKFVKRTVGKSIELEANEQYWGKKPATVRTLVFISIADPKKRVEALKRGEVQVVAGVPPYAVADLQKHPELNVISGPSGRVIFIAFNILKPGGSPVSDKRVRQAISYAINKEALIRDTLLGSGKILATPLVPSVFGYDPSIPPYPYDPVKARKLLVEAGYPEGFEIALATPSGRYILDRQVAYTIAGMLSKVGIRTSVKIYEWAAYREAYESHRVEPIYLLGWGNSMYDADGVLVPLFTSGAHNSSYSNPALDRLLEAARFEMDPEKRRAIYRQSLLLIHDDVPGVFLYEQVERYGVSGDVLNFLPPAGSERKDSDMLELKNR
- a CDS encoding class I SAM-dependent methyltransferase, which produces MDTLGWELTVCNALRPEGTPLRKILTRDNSFGYLLYDYLSKVMPMEKITRILEVGGGYGYLMKDFLERNSTLEPCMLDLSPFLLRKQKETLRGYNVSYREEDLLETDRAFLSEFDLAVLNENLGDFPTLVNLNSNLFQSPSDITDPILRSALHFFTTYDLEKPEGDFNLNIGALQVLEKLCTAGIPYIYMGEHSCEASAPETLRPFIHIESTGNPERIALKGHDEYTIKFSYLENIARAFNYRTIRGSFADFITFDLTDELRNILLAHGRASDEAEIVCQFIEDLFQYEYTIIFKDANTELP
- a CDS encoding acetate--CoA ligase; the encoded protein is MACDHCAAQGHTVDKVIVVKRLEKFDVPMKAGRDTWFEEELAASDITDNCPAEEMDAEDPLFILYTSGSTGKPKGVLHTVGGYMVYTYHSFKYIFDYKDKDIFFCTADIGWVTGHSYIVYGPMANGATSIVFESVPTFPNPDRFWQIVEKFKVSIFYTAPTAIRALMKEGDKWPQGKNLSSLRLLGSVGEPINPEAWLWYHKYVGGENCPIVDTWWQTETGGILITPLPGGWPTIPGFATLPYFGVHARTLQSRSDASKPAVDAPVNEQGELCIARSWPGMMRGVFGEPERFFNTYFVQQPGFYFSGDGAIKNEDGYFRLMGRIDDVVNVSGHRMGTAEVEAALNSLTTAVAESAVVGFPHEIKGEDLYAYIILKTGVEGTDALKKELVAHVRKEIGPIASPGKIQFVPGLPKTRSGKIMRRILRKVASGEIDQLGDTTTLADPSVVDVIVKGRQ